DNA sequence from the Urocitellus parryii isolate mUroPar1 chromosome 12, mUroPar1.hap1, whole genome shotgun sequence genome:
atatatatatctactttATGTTttacaaacacaaaaaataaatttattaatattcttattCATAAAGGCAAGTCAAGGTAACCATAAGtctgatttctaatttttccctTCAAATTGAATGATTTGATTTAATATTTGAAGTCAGCAAAAACTCCAAGATATCAGACCTTATATACTATACTTATACATCTAAATGGAATACAAAGACAAACCTAGAAGATTTATTACAGGTTGTAAATATGTCACTAATGCAGAATTACTGGACAGTACACATACAGCTGGTGCCAAAAAAGCTTTTAGCTTTGTTGCTGAACTGGATTCTTTACTGCTGAGAAAATGAATTAATGGAGGAATTGAAAAGGTGGGGGAGAAACTTTCCCGTCTTTGCTAGTAAATCAACTAGAATATACTTTTAAGAATTGtgtgagagttaaaaaaaaaaaaaaagtagccctAGAGATGAACAGGATTTTAAgaatttataggaaaaataatatgaaagttATAAATAATTACTAGAACCCTAACATTTTCCCATCCAGAgatttatataatatatggaaCACCAATTCTCTGACAaaggtaagagaaagaaaaaacaaagacgTGTAAGATCTGACTCACTATGATAATTTTGACTCTAATTTTGTTCTCCATGATTAGTATGATAAATATAGTATAACTGAAACTTCAGAAACACtacaatacatatataaaatgaaaataaattaactgaACATTTACCAGTTCCTGCTTTACTGGATGTTCCTTAGGATTCACTCCTTGAGTTGCCaaataaactaaaagagaaaGATTTCATGGAATAAATTGGTGTTATGCATTAATAAGAGCACCCCAACTAACGAAACCCCAATTATTCACAAAAAAAGGATAGCAACTTGGATGgttgattaaattttaaattattcatccTCTATGTagtattaaatttatttgtgGCTCATAGAAACccagtattctgattttaaaaaattaaatacctgaCTATTAAAATCACTATACAGTATAACatatattttgcttcatttaaaaaataaatcaccttTAACGCAGTATATATTTGCTTTCTAATTAACTCCAATGTAGTATACATACCCCAAAACATTGAATTTAATGTGTACGCAGAAACTAAATCCACTTTCGCTTGTTCAAGCGGGTccaactaataaaaaagagagcaaaaaaagaaagaataaatacacAAACTTTGAATACCATCAGATAACATTTCAAACTTTCACCAAGCAcaatatatcaaagaaatatgcttttttttttacttcctataATGCAATAACCATATAATCTGGAcataatttacaaaaagaaattttcttaacCAGTGATTTTTGCCCATAAATTTTCACTTCAGAGTATCATCTTTAGTTAAACAAGGAATGTATATAATCCAAGAAAAATtcttctgaattattttaatttcagaagttATCATCTGGACGTTTATGTCAAAAGCAATTTTTCAATATAAACACTGTACATGATGCATCTATGTATAAGAAGCAGGCTAACATGCTTAAGCAATACCAAAGACAGAAGAAACATAATGAGATTTGTTTTAGACTGTCAAAATCAATTTACTCTTTTTGTCCTACAGAGTTTCCAGAAACCCTGATAACATCATTGTAATACTTAAAAGGTCAAAAATAGAGTCTGTCAAAAAGGATGCTGTGAGTGCTCCTTGTTTTTGAAAACCAAATCAACATGAAAATATAGTTAGGAAGTATTTCCTAAGGCTGGAATTTTATTGTTCTCCCCCtaaaaaacccaaacacttaaaaaattgaaatcaaaggaaaaagaagcaaaactcaCTAATCTGTTTGTTGTTTCTTACATATGTTTCATAAGACAAAGTTCTGTCTTAAGAAACTCACTTTTAGgaattacattcttaaaataccTTCTGCAACAACTCATTTCTAGAAACAGACATCATGGTCTTCAGCATCTCATCCACAGCACCAATGGAATTCTCAAACGCTGACAAATACTCATGAATTTCTACCGGATAGTCTTCATTAATTTCTTCATCTGCCATTATGaccaactggaaaaaaattagttCTGAGAGTTCATAATGGAAACAGAGCTTGTTCTTTAgtttgccaaaaaataaaaatttcatttatttcaaaagcaCTAAAAGATTAAAACAAGCAGCTAATTAAACAAATATTCTCAGAATGCAATTCTAGAGCAACTTTATTCCAGCTTCCCTTCTTAAACTGCTTGGgaggacaaaaagaaaataacccacTTTTGTCCACTAATGCTACACATAtcaaatgttcaatatttttaaaaactttcttacaggggctggggatatggctcaagtggtagtgcgctcgcctggcgtgcgctTAGcgcagggttcgatcctcagcaccacataaaataaaataaagatgttgtgtctgccgaaaactaaagaaaaataaatattaaaaaattttctctctctttaaaaaaaacttgattaCAAATATGAGATATCACTAAtcaaaattctacattttaaaaattttctgttgaAGGTAAAGACGAAGAAAAGTAATGAAAGTTTACAAAATACATCTCCTAATGCCTGctgaaaaaataagcaaagtacTTTTCTTTGAAAAGCTTACATATCTTAGCCTTTCTAAATTTAAGTGGTTATCTAGCAGGATGttatattaaactaaaaaattagACATCTTAGGTCTGAAAAACACTGATCATTTATCACCAAAATTATTTCTCAAGCCTATATTTATATTCCTTgagcttctttaaaatattaataagaaattCACAAAGTCCATAAATCTCATAAAGTCTATAAGCAGATAAGAagaaacttgaagaaaaaaataaactacatgGTTTTCACTTAGAGTAGAGCATACACTAACAGCCCATTCTTTGAAAATTCATACTTAAATcacaataattaatatttatgtgaGAAAAAGTGAAATCTACACAATGTATTAAAGTACCTAAGACCAAATTCCAGAAGCAACTCCAAGTCATGTGTAACATCTTTAGGTTacaaaaattcttattacatggcTAAAGAGAACAGCAATAAAGTGAATAGTAGCAAAGAGCCCAGCAGAATGGAAGTAAAGAGACTGGGTTTTCCACCTTGCTCGATCACTGACTTTGTCACCTTAGATAAATCACTgactctctctgggcctcaaatTCCTCATCCATAAAACAAGGCAGTTGGTCTAATGACCTATAAAGCACCTTATAGTTCTAAATGTTATGCTATGTCTTTTAGGTTTCAAAAGTACTACTTGAATATTTAGtcataataaattaacattttttctcaATGAATATATTCCACCAAGACATctggtttcattaaaaaaaaaaaaaaatgaaatctaccTGACTGTCACTACTTGAGCTGTGAAGTTACTATCCAACTACTGTTCAACCAGCAACTAAACAaatgactataataaaaataaaaccatacagCAAAGAACTGTGACTTCTTATCCCAAAAGCTTAAATGAAAATATGCACTGACCTTTCATCCCTCATGAAATCCCtccaaaatgacagaaaaaaaataaaaatatataaaaataaaaacattggaaACTAAGAAGGTCACATACCCATCAACAGACCTCAACAGCAGAAATTCTATAAGCACAGCAGGTAAGATCAAACTGATAGGAAGCAGAGCCAAGGAACTTCTCAAAC
Encoded proteins:
- the C1d gene encoding nuclear nucleic acid-binding protein C1D, with the translated sequence MADEEINEDYPVEIHEYLSAFENSIGAVDEMLKTMMSVSRNELLQKLDPLEQAKVDLVSAYTLNSMFWVYLATQGVNPKEHPVKQELERIRVYMNRVKEITDKKKAGKLDRGAASRFVKNALWEPKPKNASKVANKGKNKN